The Arachis duranensis cultivar V14167 chromosome 2, aradu.V14167.gnm2.J7QH, whole genome shotgun sequence genome has a window encoding:
- the LOC107474962 gene encoding GDP-mannose transporter GONST3 isoform X1, with amino-acid sequence MSKDNDVENPTTNPSIKVEKDANLSATATATVADVDIKGNWYNALLQQISVYGVAAGYCLSASLLSIINKWAIMKFPYPGALTALQYFTSAAGVFIVGRLKFVEHDPLDLLTMWRFLPAAIIFYLSLFTNSELLLHANVDTFIVFRSVVPIFVAVGETLFLHQPWPTLKTWASLATIFVGSVLYVATDYQFTFMAYSWALAYLISMTIDFVYIKHVVMTIGLNTWGLVLYNNLEALLLFPLELMIMGELKKIKHEISDESDWYSFEVVLPVGLSCLFGLSISFFGFSCRRAISATGFTVLGIVNKLLTVVINLVVWDKHSTWVGTVGLLICMLGGIMYQQSTSKPKAAKEATAQEGEEEEQKLLELQDNSVTDNNDNEVLSKSREEK; translated from the coding sequence ATGTCTAAAGACAATGACGTGGAAAACCCAACTACTAACCCAAGCATCAAAGTTGAAAAGGATGCCAATCTGAGTGCTACTGCTACTGCGACTGTTGCTGATGTTGATATCAAGGGAAATTGGTACAATGCTTTGTTGCAACAAATCTCCGTGTATGGTGTTGCTGCTGGTTATTGTTTATCTGCATCACTGCTCTCAATTATCAACAAATGGGCTATAATGAAGTTCCCTTACCCGGGCGCATTGACAGCCCTGCAATACTTCACTAGCGCAGCTGGAGTCTTTATCGTTGGCCGGCTCAAGTTCGTTGAGCATGATCCGCTTGATTTATTGACAATGTGGAGGTTTTTACCTGCTGCTATCATTTTTTATCTCTCGCTCTTCACCAACAGTGAGCTGCTCTTGCATGCCAATGTGGATACGTTTATTGTGTTCCGGTCGGTTGTACCGATCTTTGTCGCAGTAGGGGAGACTCTGTTCCTTCACCAGCCATGGCCCACACTGAAGACATGGGCATCCCTGGCCACAATCTTTGTGGGGAGTGTGCTATATGTTGCAACAGATTATCAGTTTACTTTCATGGCCTATAGCTGGGCGCTTGCGTATTTGATCAGTATGACCATAGATTTTGTTTACATAAAGCATGTTGTGATGACAATCGGATTGAACACTTGGGGTCTTGTGTTGTACAACAATCTTGAGGCTCTACTGCTTTTTCCGTTGGAGCTGATGATTATGGGTGAGCTGAAGAAGATTAAGCATGAGATTTCTGATGAGTCAGATTGGTACTCTTTCGAAGTGGTTTTGCCAGTGGGATTATCATGTTTGTTTGGTCTATCTATTTCTTTTTTCGGGTTTTCTTGCCGCAGGGCGATTTCTGCAACAGGGTTTACAGTTCTTGGTATAGTGAACAAGTTGTTGACGGTGGTGATTAATCTGGTAGTTTGGGACAAGCATTCAACATGGGTGGGAACTGTGGGACTTTTGATTTGCATGCTGGGTGGGATTATGTATCAACAATCAACAAGTAAGCCAAAGGCTGCAAAAGAAGCAACTGCACAGGAAGGTGAGGAGGAAGAACAGAAATTACTTGAATTGCAAGACAATTCAGTGACCGACAATAATGATAATGAAGTCCTTAGTAAATCAAGGGaagaaaaatga
- the LOC107474963 gene encoding uncharacterized protein LOC107474963 has protein sequence MASNMAPKQEQTFTLRLLVDREKNRVVVAEASGDFIDTLFSFLTLPLGTIIRLLSNNQQHDQPAELGCISNLYQSVENSSVEVFWNHICKEMLLRPQNNCEPLCRKLKLNVDDTESLRYFMCSNCKKGSNWLLSTFTGASCCSCGKSMDKEMKLLGDSEDETHTDGVFVKGEAMYFILDDLRVLQSSPNNFVKELTQLGYRNFHKLIDISPCVGLKEILDLLKQALTSKSALSDVFFAYGESLGMCTFSPKIGPKHEEPGFDFGVSINLKVILRKSKKKIVYAEAEGDFVDFLFSFLTAPLGSILNLLDGYSSLGCIDNLYKSVKELNSSRLTITRPSGTPLLDLRVAPQFSYRRQPLKLPEEDTPSYWYGRGLIKNSICYVNPNGVISKKRSLVENPDAMKLFDPRSPDGTRELAVGFVKRPSLFVVWDDLKVMPLANASSICFIQKMNLPLDDLEEHVLCIREVEALNLLRASLTSKAALTEGLSYLLENPNQDAKA, from the exons ATGGCTTCCAATATGGCTCCCAAGCAAGAACAAACATTCACCTTGAGGCTTTTGGTGGACAGAGAGAAAAATCGTGTAGTTGTGGCTGAAGCAAGTGGAGACTTCATAGACACTCTCTTTAGCTTCCTCACTCTTCCGTTGGGAACTATCATCCGGTTACTGTCGAATAACCAACAGCATGATCAACCGGCCGAGCTTGGCTGCATTAGCAATCTGTACCAAAGTGTGGAGAATTCAAGTGTTGAGGTTTTTTGGAACCATATATGCAAGGAAATGCTGCTTCGTCCGCAGAACAATTGCGAACCCCTTTGCCGAAAGCTGAAGTTGAATGTGGATGACACAGAGTCCTTAAGGTACTTCATGTGTAGCAACTGTAAGAAGGGGAGTAATTGGTTGTTGAGTACGTTTACTGGTGCTAGTTGTTGCTCTTGTGGGAAATCGATGGACAAAGAAATGAAACTCTTAGGAGATTCCGAGGATGAGACGCATACCGATGGTGTCTTTGTTAAAGGGGAAGCCATGTATTTCATCTTGGATGATCTGAGAGTTCTTCAAAGCTCTCCTAACAACTTTGTTAAGGAACTTACCCAACTTGGCTACAGGAACTTCCATAAGCTTATAGACATATCCCCATGTGTTGGACTGAAGGAG attctgGACTTACTAAAGCAGGCATTGACCTCCAAGTCTGCTCTCAGTGATGTATTCTTTGCATATGGAGAATCTTTGGGGATGTGCACTTTCTCACCAAAAATTGGACCAAAACATGAAGAACCTGGATTTGATTTTGGTGTTTCTATAAACCTTAAGGTAATATTgagaaaatcaaagaagaagataGTGTATGCTGAAGCAGAGGGtgattttgttgattttctATTCAGTTTTCTCACAGCACCCCTTGGATCCATTCTAAATCTTTTGGATGGATATTCTTCTCTTGGATGCATTGACAACTTGTACAAAAGTGTGAAAGAACTCAATTCATCACGGCTCACAATCACAAGGCCTTCTGGAACTCCATTGCTTGATCTGCGAGTCGCGCCACAATTCAGTTACAGGAGGCAGCCATTGAAGCTTCCTGAAGAAGATACTCCAAGTTATTGGTATGGCAGAGGTTTAATAAAGAATAGCATATGCTATGTTAATCCAAATGGTGTGATTTCTAAGAAGAGGAGTTTGGTGGAGAATCCTGATGCAATGAAACTTTTTGATCCAAGATCACCTGATGGAACAAGAGAACTTGCTGTGGGATTTGTGAAGAGGCCATCACTGTTTGTTGTATGGGATGATTTGAAAGTGATGCCACTGGCAAATGCTTCTAGCATTTGTTTTATACAAAAGATGAATCTGCCATTGGATGATTTGGAGGAGCATGTCTTGTGCATTAGGGAGGTAGAG GCACTAAACTTGTTGAGGGCTTCTTTGACATCCAAAGCTGCATTGACAGAAGGTCTATCCTACCTCTTGGAAAATCCAAACCAAGATGCTAAagcttga
- the LOC107474962 gene encoding GDP-mannose transporter GONST3 isoform X2: protein MARDLGNSPNDGGELNGGSPLSSSADVDIKGNWYNALLQQISVYGVAAGYCLSASLLSIINKWAIMKFPYPGALTALQYFTSAAGVFIVGRLKFVEHDPLDLLTMWRFLPAAIIFYLSLFTNSELLLHANVDTFIVFRSVVPIFVAVGETLFLHQPWPTLKTWASLATIFVGSVLYVATDYQFTFMAYSWALAYLISMTIDFVYIKHVVMTIGLNTWGLVLYNNLEALLLFPLELMIMGELKKIKHEISDESDWYSFEVVLPVGLSCLFGLSISFFGFSCRRAISATGFTVLGIVNKLLTVVINLVVWDKHSTWVGTVGLLICMLGGIMYQQSTSKPKAAKEATAQEGEEEEQKLLELQDNSVTDNNDNEVLSKSREEK from the exons ATGGCGCGGGACCTCGGCAACAGCCCGAACGACGGTGGCGAGCTGAACGGCGGCAGccccctctcttcttc TGCTGATGTTGATATCAAGGGAAATTGGTACAATGCTTTGTTGCAACAAATCTCCGTGTATGGTGTTGCTGCTGGTTATTGTTTATCTGCATCACTGCTCTCAATTATCAACAAATGGGCTATAATGAAGTTCCCTTACCCGGGCGCATTGACAGCCCTGCAATACTTCACTAGCGCAGCTGGAGTCTTTATCGTTGGCCGGCTCAAGTTCGTTGAGCATGATCCGCTTGATTTATTGACAATGTGGAGGTTTTTACCTGCTGCTATCATTTTTTATCTCTCGCTCTTCACCAACAGTGAGCTGCTCTTGCATGCCAATGTGGATACGTTTATTGTGTTCCGGTCGGTTGTACCGATCTTTGTCGCAGTAGGGGAGACTCTGTTCCTTCACCAGCCATGGCCCACACTGAAGACATGGGCATCCCTGGCCACAATCTTTGTGGGGAGTGTGCTATATGTTGCAACAGATTATCAGTTTACTTTCATGGCCTATAGCTGGGCGCTTGCGTATTTGATCAGTATGACCATAGATTTTGTTTACATAAAGCATGTTGTGATGACAATCGGATTGAACACTTGGGGTCTTGTGTTGTACAACAATCTTGAGGCTCTACTGCTTTTTCCGTTGGAGCTGATGATTATGGGTGAGCTGAAGAAGATTAAGCATGAGATTTCTGATGAGTCAGATTGGTACTCTTTCGAAGTGGTTTTGCCAGTGGGATTATCATGTTTGTTTGGTCTATCTATTTCTTTTTTCGGGTTTTCTTGCCGCAGGGCGATTTCTGCAACAGGGTTTACAGTTCTTGGTATAGTGAACAAGTTGTTGACGGTGGTGATTAATCTGGTAGTTTGGGACAAGCATTCAACATGGGTGGGAACTGTGGGACTTTTGATTTGCATGCTGGGTGGGATTATGTATCAACAATCAACAAGTAAGCCAAAGGCTGCAAAAGAAGCAACTGCACAGGAAGGTGAGGAGGAAGAACAGAAATTACTTGAATTGCAAGACAATTCAGTGACCGACAATAATGATAATGAAGTCCTTAGTAAATCAAGGGaagaaaaatga